Genomic window (Methanothrix sp.):
GTCACTGATGACATGCAGCCCAGCGCCCGCCTCTGGAACCGTGCCATGGAGAATGCAATTGTTAACAATAAACTTAAGTAGGATTCAGTCCTGGAGACCGAATGCAATCTTATAAATCACCATGGGGATTGATACTTTGGCACCTTTTATAGAGATCAAGGATCTGACCGTTCGGTTCGGTGATCTTGAGGTTCTGAGCAATATAAATCTCGAGATCGAGGAGGGTGAGTCTGTAGGGATCCTGGGCAGGAGCGGCGCGGGCAAGAGCGTTCTGATGCATGTCCTGAGAGGCGTGGAGGTATTTCCAGGCATAAGCGGGAGTGTTGTTTACCACATCGCAATCTGTGACCGCTGCGGCTATGTCGAGCCGCCGAGCAGGGTGGGCGGGCAGTGCAGATGCGGTGGTACTTTTAAGGCGTCTGAAGCTGATTTCGCAAAGCTTGGAATAAACGATCCTCTCAGGAGGGCGGTCGCCCGACGAATCGCCATAATGCTCCAGAGGACATTTGCCCTCTACGGCGATGAGAGGGTGATCGTGAACGTCATGAGGGCTGTGGAGGATACCGGTGAGACGATAAGCGTTCACAGGGCGGCAGATCTCCTTGACGAGGTCAACCTCTCGCACAGGATGATGCATGTTGCTAGGGAGCTAAGCGGCGGCGAGAAGCAGAGGGTTGTGCTCGCAAGACAGCTCGCAAAATCGCCGATGCTCCTCCTTGCTGATGAGCCCACAGGAACACTTGATCCGGCGACCGCAGCTCTGGTCCATGACTCCATAAAAAGGGCTGTCAGGGACTTCAAGATGACCATGGTAATCACCAGCCACTGGCAGGACGTGATGGTCGATCTGGCAGACAGGGCGATACTTCTCGATCACGGGAGGATACAGGCGATAGGCGATCCAAAGAAGATAGCGGACCAGTTCATCGCCATGGCGGGAGAGGTCGG
Coding sequences:
- the atwA gene encoding methyl coenzyme M reductase system, component A2, which encodes MAPFIEIKDLTVRFGDLEVLSNINLEIEEGESVGILGRSGAGKSVLMHVLRGVEVFPGISGSVVYHIAICDRCGYVEPPSRVGGQCRCGGTFKASEADFAKLGINDPLRRAVARRIAIMLQRTFALYGDERVIVNVMRAVEDTGETISVHRAADLLDEVNLSHRMMHVARELSGGEKQRVVLARQLAKSPMLLLADEPTGTLDPATAALVHDSIKRAVRDFKMTMVITSHWQDVMVDLADRAILLDHGRIQAIGDPKKIADQFIAMAGEVGKREPVAVGEPIIRATNLSKRYISIDRGVVKAVDNVSFEVYEREIFGIVGVSGGGKTTLSKIISGLITPTSGFAFVRVGDEWVDMTLLGADGRGRATKYIGVLHQEYTLYPYRTVIENLTEAIGLSLPYELGERKAIHTLTTVGFTEDEAEMILNKYPDELSEGERHRVAMAQVLIKEPRIVVLDEPTGTMDPITKIEVSKSILSAREELEETFVIVSHDMDFVSNVCDRAMLMRNGRVVSIGAPADVLKLLTKEEEREMLGS